Genomic segment of Acidobacteriota bacterium:
GTCGCGTGCCGCCGAATGTAGGAGACCGCTATCTCTGCGGATTCCTTCATCACGTCGCCTAACTGGCCTGTCAGCGTCAATCCTGGTTCGCCGGGGACGATGCTGGCCTCGACGAAAAGAACGTCCCCGCCGGCTCCCGTAACCGCAAGGCCTGTCGCAACTCCGGGGACCGCAGTGCGCTCATCGATCTCGTTGTGATGCACCGTTGGTTTGCCGAGAAGGTCTCGGAGGTCCTCCGGGTTCACCGCTATCGGACCAGTTGCCTCACCGGTCGCGATACGTGTTGCAATCTTGCGTACGAGTTTGCCGAGCTGTCGCTCGAGGTTGCGGACACCTGCTTCTCGTGTGTAGTCGTCGACCGCGCGAGCAATCGTTTCCGCCGGGAGTTCGATCTCGTCCTTCGTGAGCCCAGAGCGCTCGATGACGCGTGGAAGCAGGTGCTTCTCAGCGATTTCCACTTTCTCGGCCTGTGTGTATCCATCGAGGTGGATCACCTCTGTACGGTCGAGCAGCGGAGCGGGAATCGTCTCGAGAACGTTTGCGGTGGCGATGAACATAACATCTGAGAGATCTAGGTCGAACTCCAGGTAGTTGTCGCGGAACGTGTGGTTCTGCTCAGGGTCGAGTACCTCGAGCAAGGCAGAAGATGGGTCTCCGCGCCAGTCATTTCCGACCTTGTCCATCTCATCGAGTAGAAACACCGGGTTCATCGAACCCGATTCGATCAGGGCACGGACAATCCTCCCCGGCCGGGCGCCAACATATGTGCGTCGGTGGCCGCGGATCTCTGCCTCGTCGCGAAGTCCGCCAAGCGCAAGCCTGACGAACTTCCTACCGAGGGCGCGAGCGACCGATTCTCCGAGGGACGTCTTGCCAACACCGGGAGGGCCAACGAGCAGCAGGATTGTCCCCATACGACGGAGCGTGGTGTCGGCGTCGAGGTTGCGGTCGTGACGGAGCTTGCGGATCGCAAGAAGTTCGATCACTCTGTCCTTAACATCTTCGATACCCGTGTGATCCTCGTCTAGTACCTCGCGGGCGGCGGTGAGATCGAGGTTGTCTTCGGTTGTTTCGCCCCACGGCAGCTCGAACGTGGTGTCAAGCCAAGTCCTGATCCATGAATGTTCCGGACTCTGCTCGCTGAGACGGTCAAGACGGTCGATTTCCCGACCGACGATGTCGGCCGCAGCTTCGGGGAGTTCGGCGTCTTCGAGCATCTTGCGGTACTCCCCGACCGTGGTTGTTTCATCCTCGCCAAGCTCGTTTCGGATCGCTTCCATCTGCTGGCGGAGGAGAAACTCCTTCTGGTTTTTGTCGATTCTCTCGGAGGCGTCTTCCCGAATGCGACGCCGCAGCGTGATCGATGCGAGTACTTCGTTCATCCATGGCAAGGCGAGCTCAAGGCGTTTGTCGACGTCCACTTCTTCGAGGAGCTGCGCTTTTTGCTGCAGATCGAGGTCGGGTGAGTACACCAAGAGATCCACGAGACGACCAGGGTCGTCGGTGGAGAGAAGCCGATCAGCAATGCCGCGCACGCCGCGCTGTTCGAGAATTTCTTCGACGACGGCGCGGAACTCGGCAGCTCGAGCGATGGTTTTCTTGCTGTGCGTTTTCGGCTCCGGAATGGTCTGCGCATCGACCCACAAGACGTCGTCCGAATCGGTTGCGCCTGCACCGATACGTGCGCGGGCGACGCCGCTCATAATCGCCGAGGTGCCGTCTCGGTCAGAGATCTCTTGCACTTCTGCAATGGTTCCGACGGACGCGTACTCACCGTCGATGAGCGGCACGAGCAGAAGTCGACCATCGGTTGCCTCTGTGGCGGCCAGTGCACGTTTCGCCGTGTCAGACTCGATGCTGACCGTGATGACCATGTGCGGGAACACGATCCCGCTGTGGAGCGGGAGAACTGGGAGGTTGGTGATGAGAACTTCAGACACGTTGGACCCTTTCGGCCGGTGCGAACATAACCGATTTTTGTTATGGCTATTCCACCTGCGCAGAAAATCTATGTATGTATCGCTCATATTATCAGCATCGGACGACATGGATGACGGTCGCGGGGGTCCCCGCGACGGTCCGGGTGCTCGGCGCTGCGGTGGCAGCTTCGGCGTTGTCGCAGCTCAGCTACAGGTGGGGTAGACGGCGCACATTCGTGCTCGGCATGGTGTTTTTCACTTTCGGTGCGGCAGTCTCTGCGTTCGCTCTATGGACCGGAAGTTTCTTGCTGCTGCTGGTCGG
This window contains:
- the lon gene encoding endopeptidase La gives rise to the protein MTNLPVLPLHSGIVFPHMVITVSIESDTAKRALAATEATDGRLLLVPLIDGEYASVGTIAEVQEISDRDGTSAIMSGVARARIGAGATDSDDVLWVDAQTIPEPKTHSKKTIARAAEFRAVVEEILEQRGVRGIADRLLSTDDPGRLVDLLVYSPDLDLQQKAQLLEEVDVDKRLELALPWMNEVLASITLRRRIREDASERIDKNQKEFLLRQQMEAIRNELGEDETTTVGEYRKMLEDAELPEAAADIVGREIDRLDRLSEQSPEHSWIRTWLDTTFELPWGETTEDNLDLTAAREVLDEDHTGIEDVKDRVIELLAIRKLRHDRNLDADTTLRRMGTILLLVGPPGVGKTSLGESVARALGRKFVRLALGGLRDEAEIRGHRRTYVGARPGRIVRALIESGSMNPVFLLDEMDKVGNDWRGDPSSALLEVLDPEQNHTFRDNYLEFDLDLSDVMFIATANVLETIPAPLLDRTEVIHLDGYTQAEKVEIAEKHLLPRVIERSGLTKDEIELPAETIARAVDDYTREAGVRNLERQLGKLVRKIATRIATGEATGPIAVNPEDLRDLLGKPTVHHNEIDERTAVPGVATGLAVTGAGGDVLFVEASIVPGEPGLTLTGQLGDVMKESAEIAVSYIRRHATELAINPDDLKGAIHIHVPAGAIPKDGPSAGITMATALVSLLTDRTVKTRVAMTGEVTLQGRVLPIGGLKQKVLAAHRAGLREIIIPQGNADDLDDIPEEVRNDMTFHPTSDLETVLEIALS